The DNA sequence CTGGCCGCAGCATACAAGGTCGCAGGGGTCACAGCCGCACGGGTCATTCACGGTGATAACCATACCGCATGAATCGCACGTGTATTTCGAGCCTTTTTTTGTTTTTTGATTTGTTTTTTCCGCTGTTTTTTTGCTTTTCGTTTTTTCGTTTTTCATAATTGTCCTCCTCTTTTAATTGTCAAAACCAGTTATTAACTCCTGCGTTTTTCTGTTTTTTCATCGGTTTATTGCAGCAATTTTTCGCTTTCGCCGACACCGAACCGCATGACACACACCTGTAATAATTGACCTTTGCCTTTTTAGCAGTTTTTGGCATTATTTTCATAATTATCACCTCCGGTCAAAATAAATCTATTTTACCTGATAAACTTGCCATATCAATGACCGGGATATTGAAATCATCCGCCTTTTCATTCAAAAGTTTTTTCAATACGGCCGGGGATATGGTCCGGTATTTTAAAACAGCTTCAATCTTGAGCGGTGAAACTGTTTTTTCAGGAATTAAAAAACTGTAATTTTCAATAACATGTTCTTTCGGGGGTATCCTGTGGTCATAAAGGACTTTAACAGCCTGCGCCAGATTAATAACCGGGTTTCCATTTTTATCCCCAAGCACAGTATTGAATATAACTGTGTCCTTTTCAAGTTCCCCGTTATTGTCCGCCGCGCCGGACCTGAAAATTGCGGTCCCGTCCCCGCCTGTAATTCTGATATCCAGCCACATTTGCCTGATTGTTGTCATGCCTGTAGGTAAATAATGCCCCGCGCCTGAATTGATAACTTTTACTTTTATCTGCGCCAATCTGCCTTTTTCATAATTGCCGTCCATTATTATTTCCAATTTTGCCGCGTTTGTAAGCCTCTCAATGGCCAGGGAAGAATGGATATCGCTCCCCAGGAGCTTTGGTACCACTGAATTCCCCCCCGCAAAATAATGTGTCCATACATGGTCTCTGTAAGGACCGTTCTCCGCGGCTTTACCGGGATTATCCGGCCTGAACGTGCTTCCCGTGGCAGGAATTCCCGCTTTTTGCCTCATATGGCAATCCTGGCAATTAGCGGCATTAGCAGCATCTTTCGTGTTATACGGGCCCTTCTGCCACTCATCAAAAGTTTGTTCAATCGGGAGTTTATTTTCTATATGAGACACATTATGGCATAGCCCGCAGAATTCGGATTTCGTGTAAAACTCCGAATATTCCGAAGGGTGCGTTTTCAATTTAGGGTCTCTGGGTGGACTTTCCTCTCTGGGGTCTTTGCGGGGCCCAAGCATGACGGAAGAATAAACTTCACCTGTGTCCGGCGTTAAAGCATACCCGGCATCCCCGATATGCACAGCCTCATTTATATTATGGCACCAGTTGCAAAAAATGCCCTGGGCGGGCAGGTCTGACAATTCATCATAATCGTCCGCCGGGGATTGGATTAGATTGGCCCTGAACCCGAGGGGCGTGTGGCATTTCACGCATGTCTTCATTTCAAGAATTTCTCCCGGCGTCCTTGCCGCGCTATAGAATAGTTTAGTGGCCGCGCGCCATATAGGATCAACAAAGGCCTTGCTGTGCATCGACCCTTTCCACTGCTTGTATATCTCGGGATGGCATTCTCCGCATACATCCGGCTTGACAAACCTTTCTGTCCTTAGTTTCATAAAATCAAGCAAATCTTCTTCATAATTGACAGCCCTTCCCTTCATTTCTTTTTTTACCGGCGTTTGTATTATTTCCTTCCCGTAAATTTCTTCCCTGTTTATTTCTCCGTCATACGCGAAACTAAAGGATGAAATAATCAGGCCTATTCCCGCGAGCATCATGGACATAACTCTTTTCATAGCAATCCTCCTGTGTTAAAATTTCTCACAAAAAATCTTTCAGCATTTCTCTTATCTTACTGTCCCTTTCTTCTTCCTTTTGCGGCATAATTTTTGAAAAATTTTCCTCAAACACCGGGGCGTCCTTCCTGTAAAATATCCCAAGCCCTATCGGCGCGCCGCTGTTGTAATCCCATTCCCTGATTTTCTCCAGGGCGCGATTATAATCATCCGTATCATGGCCTTTTAACTCATATACAGTTTTATTATAATACTCATACATATTAAAAAATGTCACACAAACCTGCAAAACGTCAACCAGCGAAAATCCCTTATGCGTTATGGCTTCCTTTAATACTTTTTTCAGAAGTTCCAGATGTGACGAGTAGCCCCTTCCAATAAACGTGGCGCCGCTTGAAAGGATGAGTTCAAGCGGGTTTAAAGGAAGTTCCTTTGTCCCGCGGGGGGTGGATTTACCTTTAAAACCCAGCGGCGATGTTGGAGTGTATTGGCCTGTCGTAAGTCCATACACGCGGTTGTTATGAATAATCATGGTAATATCGATGTTTCTTTTCGCCGCGAAAACCAGATGTTCCAGACCCTCCCCGTACGCGTCGCCGTCACCGGCGAAACCTATCACCTTTAAAGCGGGATTGGCTATTTTTATTCCTTCAGCGGCGGGCGACACCCTGCCGTGTATGGAATAAAAACTGTTCACATTGATATAATCCACTATCTTCGCGTGACAGCCTATGCCCGAAACAAGGACAATGTTTTCAAAAGGCAGTCCTTCTTCCGTTAATGATTTCAAAACCTGCCGTATTGCATTAAGTATCGCGAAATTTCCGCACCCCGGGCACCATGTATTTACCGCGTAAGTATTTAAATCTTTCCCTGTCATGAAATTTTCCTCAATTCATTTTCCAATTCATCCAGTGAAAACGGCCTGCCGTCATATTTTAATATTTTTTCGTCAACATCAAATCCATGGATTTTAAGGAGTCTGGCCAATTGCCCTGACGCGTTATTTTCAACACAAACGGTCTTCTTTAAACCCGAAACCGCCGATTTAAATTCCACCGCAGGAAACGGCGATAAAACAACCGGGTGGATCACTTTTAATCCTAATTTTTTCCCGGCTTCAACACATATTCCTTTGTTCGA is a window from the bacterium genome containing:
- a CDS encoding multiheme c-type cytochrome, translated to MKRVMSMMLAGIGLIISSFSFAYDGEINREEIYGKEIIQTPVKKEMKGRAVNYEEDLLDFMKLRTERFVKPDVCGECHPEIYKQWKGSMHSKAFVDPIWRAATKLFYSAARTPGEILEMKTCVKCHTPLGFRANLIQSPADDYDELSDLPAQGIFCNWCHNINEAVHIGDAGYALTPDTGEVYSSVMLGPRKDPREESPPRDPKLKTHPSEYSEFYTKSEFCGLCHNVSHIENKLPIEQTFDEWQKGPYNTKDAANAANCQDCHMRQKAGIPATGSTFRPDNPGKAAENGPYRDHVWTHYFAGGNSVVPKLLGSDIHSSLAIERLTNAAKLEIIMDGNYEKGRLAQIKVKVINSGAGHYLPTGMTTIRQMWLDIRITGGDGTAIFRSGAADNNGELEKDTVIFNTVLGDKNGNPVINLAQAVKVLYDHRIPPKEHVIENYSFLIPEKTVSPLKIEAVLKYRTISPAVLKKLLNEKADDFNIPVIDMASLSGKIDLF
- a CDS encoding thiamine pyrophosphate-dependent enzyme, which codes for MTGKDLNTYAVNTWCPGCGNFAILNAIRQVLKSLTEEGLPFENIVLVSGIGCHAKIVDYINVNSFYSIHGRVSPAAEGIKIANPALKVIGFAGDGDAYGEGLEHLVFAAKRNIDITMIIHNNRVYGLTTGQYTPTSPLGFKGKSTPRGTKELPLNPLELILSSGATFIGRGYSSHLELLKKVLKEAITHKGFSLVDVLQVCVTFFNMYEYYNKTVYELKGHDTDDYNRALEKIREWDYNSGAPIGLGIFYRKDAPVFEENFSKIMPQKEEERDSKIREMLKDFL